From Parambassis ranga chromosome 9, fParRan2.1, whole genome shotgun sequence, the proteins below share one genomic window:
- the rorb gene encoding nuclear receptor ROR-beta: MRAQIEVIPCKICGDKSSGIHYGVITCEGCKGFFRRSQQNNASYSCPRQRNCLIDRTNRNRCQHCRLQKCLALGMSRDAVKFGRMSKKQRDSLYAEVQKHQARLQEQRQQQTGEAEALARVYSSSLTNGLSTLNHEIGGTYANGHVIELPKGGHGNGGGVPGGYYGMDSTQPSPDQSGLDMSGMKHIKQEPVYDLTPVPNLFSYGGYQDSQLGPNNVSMGELDRIAQNIIKSHLETCQYTTEELQQLAWQTHSYEEVKMYQSKPRDVLWQQCAIQITHAIQYVVEFAKRISGFMELCQNDQILLLKSGCLEVVLVRMCRAFNPLNNTVLFEGKYGGMQMFKALGCDDLVSAVFDFAKSLCSLQLTEEEIALFSAAVLISTDRPWLMEPRKVQKLQEKIYFALQHIMQKNHMDEDALAKLISRIPTLSALCTLHTEELQAFQQLHPETVNVLFPPLYKELFNPDPNSAMAMPK, from the exons CCCAAATCGAAGTTATACCATGCAAAATCTGCGGAGACAAATCATCAGGTATACACTATGGAGTCATCACGTGTGAAGGATGTAAG GGTTTCTTCAGACGGAGTCAACAGAACAATGCCTCCTACTCCTGCCCTCGCCAGAGGAACTGCCTCATTGACAGAACAAACCGGAACCGCTGCCAACACTGCCGTCTGCAGAAATGTCTCGCCCTAGGAATGTCCAGAGATG CGGTAAAGTTTGGCCGCATGTCCAAGAAGCAGCGTGACAGTCTGTACGCAGAGGTCCAGAAGCACCAGGCACGACTGCAGGAGCAGCGGCAACAGCAGACAGGCGAGGCAGAAGCACTGGCGCGTGTTTACTCATCCAGCCTAACCAACGGACTATCCACCCTAAACCATGAAATTGGGGGCACCTATGCCAATGGTCATGTCATTGAGTTACCTAAAGGTGGCCACGGTAATGGAGGAGGAGTCCCAGGGGGCTACTATGGGATGGATTCCACCCAGCCTTCTCCAGACCAGTCAGGCTTGGACATGTCCGGCATGAAGCACATTAAGCAGGAGCCAGTGTACGACCTGACGCCAGTACCGAACCTGTTCAGCTACGGAGGCTACCAGGACAGTCAGCTGGGGCCCAATAACGTCAGCATGGGAGAGCTGG ATCGTATTGCTCAGAACATAATCAAGTCCCACTTGGAGACATGTCAGTACAcaacagaggagctgcagcagctagcCTGGCAGACACATTCCTATGAAGAGGTCAAGATGTACCAGAGCAAG CCCCGGGACGTGTTGTGGCAGCAGTGCGCCATCCAGATTACCCATGCAATCCAGTACGTAGTAGAGTTCGCCAAGCGCATCTCAGGGTTCATGGAGCTGTGCCAGAATGACCAAATCCTCCTTCTAAAGTCAG gtTGTTTGGAGGTAGTCTTGGTACGGATGTGCAGGGCGTTCAACCCTCTCAACAACACTGTGCTCTTCGAAGGGAAGTATGGAGGCATGCAGATGTTCAAAGCTCTCG GTTGTGATGATTTAGTGAGCGCAGTGTTCGACTTTGCCAAGagtttgtgttcactgcagctgacagaggaggagatcgCTCTGTTCTCAGCCGCTGTACTAATTTCCACAG ATCGGCCATGGCTGATGGAGCCCCGGAAAGTCCAGAAGCTTCAGGAGAAAATCTACTTTGCTCTGCAGCACATAATGCAGAAGAACCACATGGACGAAGATGCACTGGCTAAG CTGATCAGCCGAATCCCAACGTTGTCAGCCTTGTGCACACTCCACACTGAGGAGCTCCAAGCCTTCCAGCAACTCCATCCAGAAACAGTCAACGTCCTCTTCCCTCCACTTTACAAAGAACTCTTCAACCCCGACCCAAACTCTGCTATGGCCATGCCCAAGTGA